Part of the Erwinia amylovora genome is shown below.
TGCCGTGCAAAGTCAAGCGGGTTGGAGCAATACGGGCATTGTAACGGGCAGCGGTAGGTCAGCTCCGCCAGTAGCCAGAGCGGCGGTTTGATCGGTGATTCAGCTGGGTTCACGGAAAATTATCCACTTCTGTTCACGCGCGGCGGCAAAGAAATCGGTGACGTCATCATCAACGCCACCCGCGTCCGGGAACCGCACATTCAGCGTACGGGCGATATCAGCCAGCGAGCGTTGACCATCCACCAGTTCGAGGATCATCGTTGCGCTGTCGTTGAGTTTAGCCATCCCTTCGGGATAGAGGATGACATGGCAATTCTGCATCTCTTCCCATTGCAGACGATATCCACGGCGGAATATGGGAATGCGTTGGTCACATTTCACAGCAGATTTCCTTTATGCCAGACGGGTTGATCGGTCACGGTGTGATAAGGCGCACGGTTAAGTGTATACGCCATGGTCATGGCATCCAGCATGCTCCACAAAATATCCAGCTTAAATTGCAGGATCTCCAGCATACGCTGCTGTTTTTCAACGCTGTTGCAGTACTCAAGCGCCAGCTGTAAACCATGTTCAACATCGCGCCGGGCCTGGCCCAGGCGACCACGGAAATAGCCGTAGCCCTCTTCCTCGATCCACGGGTAGTGCTGCGGCCAGCTGTTGAGACGCGACTGATGGATTTCAGGGGCATACAGTTCAGTCAGTGAGCTACAGGCGGCTTCCTGCCAGACGGCACGGCGGGCAAAGGAAACGTAGGCATCAACGGCAAAGCGCACGCCGGGCAGCACCCGCTGCTCTGACTGCAGCACATCACGATC
Proteins encoded:
- the pqqD gene encoding pyrroloquinoline quinone biosynthesis peptide chaperone PqqD, with amino-acid sequence MQNCHVILYPEGMAKLNDSATMILELVDGQRSLADIARTLNVRFPDAGGVDDDVTDFFAAAREQKWIIFREPS
- the pqqC gene encoding pyrroloquinoline-quinone synthase PqqC, with the translated sequence MTQPALMTPQQFEQALRARGAYYHIHHPYHIAMHNGEATREQIQGWVANRYYYQTRIPLKDAAIMANCRDALTRRKWVQRILDHDGQGDSEGGIEAWLRLGEAVGLDRDVLQSEQRVLPGVRFAVDAYVSFARRAVWQEAACSSLTELYAPEIHQSRLNSWPQHYPWIEEEGYGYFRGRLGQARRDVEHGLQLALEYCNSVEKQQRMLEILQFKLDILWSMLDAMTMAYTLNRAPYHTVTDQPVWHKGNLL